A single genomic interval of Stieleria maiorica harbors:
- the rdgB gene encoding RdgB/HAM1 family non-canonical purine NTP pyrophosphatase → MFDLVLGTNNAKKLVELRLMLPAEHYSLHSLAEIPESIDVDETGETFRENAALKATEQAKHLGRWVLGEDSGLSVDALGGAPGVYSARYAGRHGDDEANNAKLLAELAGVPAEKRTARYHCEVCLSDPQGNVRITAGGVCGGVIRTEPSGDGGFGYDPLFEIREYHKTFAELDLTVKRALSHRSRALRHFLPRLRRLVATL, encoded by the coding sequence ATGTTCGATCTCGTCCTCGGTACCAACAACGCAAAAAAGCTGGTCGAATTGCGACTGATGCTTCCGGCAGAGCATTACAGTTTGCACTCCCTGGCGGAGATTCCCGAGTCGATCGACGTCGACGAAACCGGGGAAACATTTCGTGAAAACGCGGCGCTCAAGGCGACCGAGCAAGCCAAGCATCTGGGCCGTTGGGTGCTCGGTGAAGATAGCGGCCTTTCGGTGGACGCGCTCGGCGGCGCCCCCGGTGTCTATTCGGCTCGGTATGCCGGTCGGCACGGCGACGACGAAGCCAACAACGCAAAACTGCTCGCCGAATTGGCCGGTGTCCCGGCGGAGAAACGCACCGCGCGCTACCACTGCGAAGTCTGTTTGTCGGATCCCCAAGGCAATGTGCGAATCACCGCCGGCGGCGTTTGCGGCGGGGTGATTCGTACCGAGCCGTCCGGCGACGGCGGCTTCGGCTACGACCCATTGTTCGAAATCCGCGAGTATCACAAGACGTTCGCGGAGCTGGACCTGACCGTCAAACGAGCCCTCAGCCACCGCTCCCGCGCACTGCGGCACTTCCTGCCCCGGCTTCGGCGGCTGGTCGCAACGCTGTAG
- a CDS encoding enoyl-ACP reductase FabI yields MQFQGKKGLILGVANENSIAWAIAQEIMNAGGVCGFTHLPDRPDDDRQRNRRRVSQLTDKYENAAFLLPMDAQKDDDIRSVFEQTTEKFGKIDFVLHSIAFADRQDLARDTIETSRAGFALAMDVSVYTLLACANAAKPIMNPGGAIAAMTYFGGEKCVPGYNVMGICKAALEAAVRYAAYDLGPSDIRVNALSAGPVRTLAGRAAGVEDMLKLYDRMAPLGRNITHEEVGRTGAFLLSDLSQGITGEILHVDGGYNAMGSPGRLLDDLKS; encoded by the coding sequence ATGCAATTTCAGGGTAAGAAGGGGCTGATTTTAGGGGTCGCCAACGAAAACTCGATTGCTTGGGCGATTGCTCAAGAAATCATGAACGCCGGCGGAGTGTGCGGATTCACCCACCTGCCGGATCGGCCGGACGATGATCGACAGCGAAATCGACGCCGTGTGTCCCAGTTGACCGACAAGTATGAAAACGCAGCTTTTCTGCTACCCATGGACGCGCAGAAAGATGACGACATCCGCAGCGTATTCGAACAGACGACAGAAAAATTTGGAAAAATCGACTTTGTCCTCCATTCGATCGCGTTTGCCGACCGTCAGGACTTGGCCCGTGACACGATTGAGACCAGCCGTGCGGGATTTGCCTTGGCGATGGATGTCAGCGTGTACACGTTGCTGGCCTGTGCCAACGCCGCCAAACCGATCATGAATCCGGGGGGCGCGATCGCGGCGATGACATATTTCGGTGGCGAGAAGTGCGTCCCGGGGTACAACGTGATGGGGATTTGCAAAGCGGCCTTGGAGGCTGCGGTCCGCTACGCCGCGTATGACCTTGGGCCGTCGGACATCCGTGTCAACGCGCTTTCGGCCGGCCCGGTGCGGACGCTGGCCGGCCGTGCGGCGGGCGTCGAAGACATGTTGAAGCTGTACGATAGAATGGCGCCGCTGGGGCGAAACATCACCCACGAGGAGGTCGGGCGGACGGGGGCATTCCTGTTGAGCGACCTGAGCCAGGGGATCACCGGTGAGATTCTGCATGTCGATGGCGGCTACAACGCGATGGGCAGCCCCGGCCGTTTGCTGGATGATTTGAAATCGTAG
- a CDS encoding sigma-54-dependent Fis family transcriptional regulator translates to MKRFFGLPVDRPPQWRNMDTMTQHSSSFHAHAPSNPPDELAFAGDVARALRAQISRPALVKQLLPSFTALLGLETATLVTQQKGRWHVDAWSDSSGDTSHRPPPSALPLDLISDAIDHGDSRNAGRWWVVPCQVDINENGTIVASPMVGCLVLESEIQPQDRNRLERISQLLVTAITRTELDGRHRHRIAQLTSVLEAAAKWQQTQLQESSNENTLLRQIADTATDLIGCERASIFLWDKRRKKLIGRPALGIDDRPLIVPDNAGIVGEVLATKEPQIWNANSDDEARINRDVDRSLEFRTRSLVAVPLIGPRGETIGVFEAINHLENHFDNSDVLLLSDLATHAAVAIQAQRAQQSLTESRDRLVRDAARSTPLIGEHPAVAAVRESGTKVAKTDLTVMILGSNGTGKEVVARHIHYESDRKNGPFIAVNCAALVESLLESELFGHERGSFTDANATRVGKFELANGGTLFLDEVGDMSPGGQAKLLRVLEQREVVRVGGSVPIPVDVRVIAATNQPLEQLIAQKRFREDLFFRLNVVSLTLPDLAARGRDVLLLANHFLNHFCYEIGRKVPALSDSAQTALLSHRWPGNVRELRNTIERVCYLSTGDMIHAPDLELRQPPTSPENDRDSNQRTLRIDLPTSLAESTRLFQIDHIRHAIHQCGGNMTEAASKLDLHRSNLYRKMKQLGMRTGEEEEPA, encoded by the coding sequence ATGAAACGTTTTTTTGGTCTGCCCGTCGACCGTCCGCCCCAATGGCGAAACATGGACACCATGACACAACACTCCTCTTCCTTTCACGCGCACGCCCCCTCCAATCCGCCTGACGAACTCGCTTTTGCCGGCGACGTCGCTCGGGCACTGAGGGCTCAGATCAGCCGCCCCGCACTGGTCAAACAACTGCTACCGAGTTTCACCGCCCTGCTGGGCCTGGAAACGGCCACCCTGGTGACCCAGCAAAAAGGCCGCTGGCACGTTGATGCCTGGTCCGATTCGTCCGGCGACACCTCCCATCGCCCGCCTCCATCCGCACTGCCGCTGGACCTGATCAGTGACGCGATCGACCACGGCGACAGCCGCAATGCCGGACGCTGGTGGGTGGTCCCCTGCCAGGTCGACATCAACGAAAACGGTACGATCGTCGCCTCGCCCATGGTCGGTTGCCTGGTGTTGGAGTCGGAAATCCAGCCCCAGGACCGCAATCGCCTGGAGCGGATCTCGCAATTGCTGGTCACGGCGATCACCCGGACCGAGCTCGACGGACGTCATCGCCATCGCATTGCCCAGCTGACCAGTGTGCTGGAGGCCGCCGCCAAGTGGCAACAAACGCAGCTGCAAGAATCGAGCAACGAGAACACGCTGCTGCGACAGATCGCCGACACCGCGACCGACTTGATCGGATGCGAACGCGCCAGCATTTTCCTGTGGGACAAGCGACGAAAAAAACTGATCGGTCGGCCGGCCCTGGGCATCGACGACCGGCCCTTGATCGTTCCGGACAATGCGGGAATCGTCGGCGAGGTGTTGGCCACCAAAGAGCCTCAGATCTGGAACGCCAACAGCGATGACGAAGCACGGATCAATCGCGACGTCGATCGGTCTCTGGAATTCCGCACCCGATCGCTGGTCGCCGTCCCGCTGATCGGCCCACGCGGTGAAACGATCGGCGTCTTCGAAGCGATCAACCATCTGGAAAACCACTTCGACAACTCCGATGTGCTGCTGCTGTCCGACTTGGCGACCCACGCCGCGGTCGCGATCCAAGCCCAGCGGGCACAACAATCGTTGACCGAGTCGCGTGACCGCCTGGTCCGCGACGCCGCGCGGAGCACACCGCTGATCGGTGAGCACCCGGCCGTCGCCGCGGTGCGAGAAAGCGGTACCAAGGTCGCCAAAACCGATTTGACGGTCATGATCCTGGGCAGCAATGGAACCGGAAAGGAAGTCGTCGCACGCCACATCCACTACGAAAGCGACCGTAAAAACGGCCCCTTCATCGCGGTCAATTGCGCGGCATTGGTTGAATCGCTACTGGAAAGCGAATTGTTCGGACACGAACGCGGCTCCTTTACCGACGCCAATGCCACACGGGTCGGAAAGTTTGAACTCGCCAACGGCGGCACGCTGTTCCTGGACGAAGTCGGCGACATGAGCCCCGGCGGCCAAGCAAAACTGTTGCGCGTGTTGGAACAGCGCGAAGTCGTGCGGGTCGGCGGCAGCGTGCCGATCCCCGTCGACGTCCGTGTGATCGCAGCGACCAATCAACCGCTGGAACAATTGATCGCCCAAAAACGGTTTCGCGAAGACCTGTTCTTTCGACTTAATGTCGTCTCGTTGACGCTGCCCGATTTGGCGGCCCGTGGTCGCGACGTGCTGCTGTTGGCCAACCACTTCCTAAATCACTTCTGTTACGAGATCGGCCGCAAAGTCCCCGCCCTGTCCGACTCCGCGCAAACCGCATTGCTGTCCCACCGCTGGCCCGGCAACGTCCGCGAGCTTCGCAACACGATCGAACGTGTTTGTTACCTGTCCACCGGTGACATGATCCATGCTCCCGACCTGGAACTGCGGCAACCACCGACGTCGCCCGAAAACGATCGCGACTCCAACCAACGCACTCTGCGCATCGATCTGCCGACATCGCTGGCCGAGTCGACGCGGCTGTTCCAAATCGATCACATCCGTCACGCGATCCACCAATGCGGCGGCAACATGACCGAAGCGGCCTCGAAGCTGGATCTGCATCGATCAAATCTGTATCGAAAGATGAAGCAACTGGGGATGCGGACCGGCGAAGAGGAAGAACCGGCGTAG
- the lpdA gene encoding dihydrolipoyl dehydrogenase: MKTVRHELVVLGGGPAGYVAAIRAAQLGFDTACIDENAQYGGTCVRVGCIPSKALLESSHLYEEAKQRFGEHGLKIGSLDLDLSAMMNRKTKIVDTLTGGIDMLFKKQKVTPYCGRGKLRDVHSIVVEGDEPVVIEADRILLCTGSVPATLRGVEEDGDRIGNSTTALSFPSVPERLVVIGGGYIGMELGSVWNRLGSEVTVLEAFDRIFPGIDAELANIALRTFKKQGFKFHLKTFVESARVKGDQCVVEVKDGDPITCDRVLLATGRRPATDSIGLEAIGLETDRHGFIPVDANYETSVENVFATGDCIGGAMLAHKAMEEAVVCVERMAGMHTHMNYDVIPAIVYTHPEIASVGKMEDELKEAGIAYNKGVCPFGANGRARTLGEPDGRVKILADAKTDRVLGVHIIGARAGDMIAEAAAAMEFGASSEDIARTCHAHPTLAEAMHEAALAVDKRAIHTA, from the coding sequence ATGAAGACGGTCCGACACGAATTAGTTGTCCTCGGCGGTGGTCCCGCCGGCTACGTGGCTGCCATTCGCGCCGCACAACTGGGATTCGATACCGCGTGCATCGACGAAAACGCTCAATACGGCGGTACCTGCGTGCGGGTCGGGTGTATTCCCAGCAAAGCGTTGCTCGAATCGAGCCACTTGTACGAAGAGGCCAAGCAGCGATTCGGCGAGCACGGGCTGAAAATCGGGTCGCTGGATCTAGATCTCTCGGCGATGATGAATCGCAAGACGAAGATCGTCGACACGTTGACCGGCGGGATCGACATGCTGTTCAAGAAACAGAAGGTCACACCCTACTGCGGTCGTGGCAAGCTGCGTGATGTCCATTCGATCGTCGTCGAAGGTGACGAGCCGGTCGTGATCGAAGCCGACCGAATTCTGTTGTGCACCGGTAGCGTTCCGGCGACCCTGCGGGGTGTTGAAGAGGACGGGGATCGGATCGGTAACAGCACCACCGCACTCAGCTTTCCCAGCGTGCCCGAACGATTGGTCGTGATCGGCGGCGGCTACATCGGCATGGAACTCGGCAGCGTCTGGAATCGACTCGGCAGCGAGGTCACCGTGCTGGAAGCGTTTGACCGGATCTTCCCCGGCATTGATGCGGAGCTGGCGAACATCGCGCTGCGCACCTTCAAAAAGCAAGGCTTCAAGTTTCATCTGAAAACCTTCGTCGAATCGGCACGCGTCAAAGGCGATCAGTGCGTCGTCGAGGTCAAAGACGGCGATCCGATCACTTGCGATCGAGTACTGCTTGCGACCGGCCGACGTCCGGCAACCGATTCGATCGGGTTGGAAGCGATCGGATTGGAAACCGACCGTCACGGATTCATCCCCGTCGACGCGAACTATGAGACCTCCGTCGAGAACGTGTTCGCCACCGGCGATTGTATCGGCGGCGCGATGCTGGCGCACAAAGCGATGGAAGAAGCCGTCGTGTGTGTCGAGCGGATGGCCGGCATGCACACGCATATGAACTATGACGTCATCCCGGCGATCGTTTACACACACCCGGAAATCGCCAGCGTCGGAAAGATGGAAGACGAATTGAAGGAAGCCGGGATCGCCTACAACAAGGGCGTCTGCCCGTTCGGCGCTAACGGACGCGCCCGGACGCTGGGCGAACCCGACGGCCGCGTGAAGATTTTGGCCGACGCCAAAACCGATCGCGTGTTGGGTGTCCACATCATCGGTGCCCGCGCCGGCGACATGATCGCCGAAGCCGCCGCGGCGATGGAGTTCGGGGCCAGCAGCGAAGACATCGCGCGGACCTGTCACGCCCACCCGACCCTGGCCGAAGCGATGCACGAAGCCGCCTTGGCCGTCGACAAACGCGCCATCCACACGGCGTGA
- the fae gene encoding formaldehyde-activating enzyme, producing MKFYIGEALVGDGNEVAHIDLMIGSKDGPVGTAFANALSTQSEGHTNLLAVLAPNVAVKPSTVMITKVTLKGMKQVVQMFGPAQAAVAKAVADSVAEGVIPADQAEDLVCVCGVFIHPEADDDEKIYNYNYEAVKQSLVNAMGGKPTAQEMIAQKDSAAHPFKGNF from the coding sequence ATGAAGTTTTACATTGGTGAGGCCCTGGTGGGCGATGGCAACGAGGTTGCACACATCGACTTGATGATCGGCAGCAAAGACGGTCCGGTCGGCACGGCATTCGCCAACGCGTTGTCAACGCAAAGCGAAGGCCACACGAACTTGCTGGCTGTTCTGGCGCCCAACGTCGCGGTTAAACCGTCGACGGTGATGATCACCAAGGTCACGCTGAAAGGCATGAAGCAAGTCGTGCAAATGTTCGGCCCGGCCCAAGCGGCGGTCGCAAAAGCCGTCGCCGATTCGGTCGCCGAAGGCGTGATCCCCGCCGACCAAGCCGAAGACTTGGTGTGCGTTTGCGGTGTGTTCATTCACCCCGAAGCCGACGACGACGAAAAGATCTACAACTACAACTACGAAGCCGTCAAGCAATCGTTGGTCAACGCGATGGGTGGCAAACCGACCGCGCAAGAAATGATCGCCCAAAAGGACTCGGCGGCGCACCCGTTCAAGGGCAACTTCTAG
- a CDS encoding ATP-grasp domain-containing protein, translating into MQTPGRFQKSATATPPKSGGRDRGPIVLVGASARAAAESAQIAGFSPIVIDQFGDRETVASAHQWHSLDEIRVSDTTAMLDRIVGDTPIAIVGGLQGGYQWLAPSGLAPSGLAPSGLAPSGLARSGLAPSGRRFLGASPAQFTNCDDVVFLRELAARAAVRFPESRRNGGTKPGWLVKHRASSGGLGVSYCESGGPIPDGAILQQPVRGPICGASFFGLGDRALLLGVCRLLKKRIGPYPFVFAGALGPIPISIEVCNSLRRLGTAFCSAAPIFGPFNIDVAIQHDSVTLLEVNPRWSASMELVERAWSEASDEPCSMFDRPADWERRVGQSSQDPGESFCVGKTTFLKRVLFARADRTISPADFDRQTRSGRWEWKDVPRRPTQLNRHEPLATLITRLDRMSLRSAFRVIV; encoded by the coding sequence ATGCAAACACCCGGTCGATTTCAAAAATCCGCGACCGCCACGCCCCCCAAATCAGGAGGCCGTGACCGCGGCCCGATCGTGCTGGTAGGTGCATCGGCCCGGGCGGCGGCGGAGTCGGCACAAATCGCCGGCTTTTCCCCGATCGTGATCGACCAGTTCGGTGATCGCGAAACCGTCGCCTCGGCACACCAGTGGCATTCGCTGGACGAAATCCGCGTTTCAGACACAACCGCGATGCTTGACCGAATCGTCGGCGACACCCCGATCGCCATCGTCGGCGGACTGCAAGGCGGTTACCAGTGGCTGGCCCCGTCTGGGCTGGCCCCGTCTGGGCTGGCCCCGTCTGGGCTGGCCCCGTCTGGGCTGGCCCGGTCTGGGCTGGCCCCGTCTGGGCGTCGTTTCTTGGGGGCCTCTCCCGCACAATTTACCAACTGTGACGATGTCGTTTTTTTGCGGGAATTGGCTGCCCGCGCGGCCGTCCGATTCCCGGAATCCCGGCGAAACGGAGGTACCAAACCGGGTTGGCTGGTCAAACACCGTGCCAGTTCCGGCGGGTTGGGCGTGTCTTACTGCGAGAGCGGCGGGCCGATTCCCGACGGCGCGATTCTGCAGCAACCGGTTCGGGGACCGATTTGCGGGGCGAGCTTTTTCGGCCTGGGAGATCGAGCGTTGCTGTTGGGGGTCTGCCGCCTGCTGAAAAAACGCATCGGCCCCTACCCGTTCGTATTCGCGGGAGCGCTCGGCCCGATTCCGATCAGCATCGAGGTGTGCAACTCGTTGCGTCGACTCGGCACGGCCTTCTGCAGCGCCGCGCCGATCTTCGGTCCGTTCAACATCGACGTCGCGATCCAACACGACTCGGTGACATTGCTGGAAGTTAATCCGCGTTGGAGTGCGTCGATGGAGCTGGTAGAGAGAGCGTGGAGCGAAGCGTCGGACGAGCCCTGTTCGATGTTCGACCGACCGGCGGACTGGGAGCGTCGCGTCGGGCAATCCTCGCAAGACCCCGGGGAATCGTTCTGCGTGGGCAAGACGACGTTTCTGAAACGTGTTCTGTTCGCACGGGCCGACCGCACGATTTCACCAGCCGACTTTGATCGCCAGACGCGATCGGGCCGTTGGGAATGGAAAGATGTCCCGCGCCGGCCGACCCAGTTGAATCGCCACGAACCGTTGGCGACGTTGATCACGCGGCTCGACCGCATGTCGCTTCGGTCCGCGTTTCGCGTTATCGTTTGA
- a CDS encoding NADP-dependent methylenetetrahydromethanopterin/methylenetetrahydrofolate dehydrogenase → MTKRILFQFDCDPQASSFDAVVAVDSGVDHLVPYAGVQPTSIEPLVHGAMFTRGGDDLKNTAIFLGGSDVAAAEKLLQCVTDAFFGPVRVSVMMDANGCNTTAAAAVVAAARHVDLPGARAVVLGGTGPVGQRVARLLAGDGASVTLTSRSLSRAQEACDQVAGQAEGEIADRLSAAELDSPAKVRSVLSETNIVIACGAAGIQLAEKSDLVAAKDLAVAIDLNAVPPAGLGGIAVMDKAKPIGDGSDAVGYGAIGVGGLKMKTHRAAIQSLFKSNDQVLNADEIYALAKTVEKS, encoded by the coding sequence ATGACCAAACGCATTCTGTTTCAGTTCGATTGCGACCCCCAAGCCAGCTCGTTTGACGCGGTCGTCGCGGTCGATTCGGGCGTGGATCATCTGGTTCCCTACGCCGGTGTTCAGCCGACATCGATCGAGCCGTTGGTTCACGGCGCGATGTTCACACGCGGCGGCGACGATCTGAAAAACACCGCGATCTTTTTGGGCGGCAGTGATGTTGCAGCCGCAGAGAAACTACTTCAGTGCGTCACGGATGCGTTTTTCGGTCCCGTTCGCGTCTCGGTGATGATGGACGCCAACGGTTGCAATACGACCGCCGCGGCGGCCGTTGTGGCTGCCGCTCGGCATGTCGATTTGCCCGGGGCTCGCGCAGTGGTGCTCGGCGGGACCGGACCGGTCGGCCAGCGGGTCGCACGGTTGTTGGCTGGTGACGGTGCGTCGGTCACGTTGACCAGTCGGTCGTTGAGCCGTGCCCAGGAGGCCTGCGACCAGGTTGCCGGTCAGGCCGAAGGTGAGATCGCCGACCGATTGTCGGCCGCCGAATTGGATTCGCCCGCGAAGGTTCGCAGCGTGTTGTCCGAAACCAACATCGTGATCGCCTGCGGCGCGGCGGGAATCCAACTGGCCGAGAAGTCGGACTTGGTTGCTGCCAAAGATCTGGCGGTGGCGATCGACCTGAACGCCGTCCCGCCGGCCGGTCTGGGTGGGATCGCCGTGATGGACAAAGCCAAGCCGATCGGTGATGGTTCAGACGCCGTGGGTTACGGCGCGATCGGTGTCGGCGGTTTAAAAATGAAAACCCACCGTGCGGCGATTCAATCCTTGTTTAAATCCAACGATCAAGTGCTCAACGCGGACGAAATTTACGCGCTCGCTAAAACCGTCGAAAAGTCATAG
- a CDS encoding thioredoxin family protein — protein sequence MVRTASTMLPLGTKAPDFSLPECDGGTVSLSDLAGKKALLVMFMCNHCPYVKHVADQLKSLSDDYMAKGVAVVAISSNDADEYPDDSPEAMSREKVQRGYAFEYLYDADQSVARAYAAACTPDFFLFDADQKLVYRGQLDSSRPGSDIPVTGEDLRAALDAVLAGQAPSSEQRPSLGCNIKWKSGNEPDYFNAAGAS from the coding sequence ATGGTCCGAACCGCAAGCACGATGTTGCCGCTGGGCACGAAGGCACCTGATTTTTCGCTTCCCGAATGTGACGGCGGGACCGTCAGTTTGTCGGATTTGGCGGGCAAGAAGGCGTTGCTGGTGATGTTCATGTGCAATCACTGCCCGTACGTCAAGCATGTCGCCGATCAGCTGAAATCACTCAGCGACGACTACATGGCCAAGGGAGTCGCAGTGGTCGCGATCAGCAGTAACGACGCGGACGAGTATCCCGATGATTCTCCGGAGGCGATGTCGCGGGAGAAGGTGCAGCGTGGGTATGCGTTTGAGTACCTGTACGATGCCGATCAATCGGTTGCCCGAGCCTACGCGGCGGCCTGCACGCCTGATTTCTTTCTGTTCGACGCCGACCAGAAACTGGTTTATCGGGGGCAGCTGGATTCATCGCGACCGGGCAGTGACATCCCGGTCACGGGGGAAGACTTGCGCGCGGCGTTGGACGCGGTGCTTGCCGGCCAGGCTCCGAGCAGCGAGCAGCGTCCGTCGTTGGGCTGCAACATCAAGTGGAAGTCCGGCAACGAGCCCGACTACTTCAATGCTGCGGGTGCCAGCTGA
- a CDS encoding PIG-L family deacetylase yields the protein MTSATTDMTDEPLDVIAVGSHPDDVEVACGGTLAKLAASGYRVGIVDLTDGEPTPFSDGPEARMKEAQAAADVLGVAERIQLDLPNRRLFDCFEHRVELAKVFRRYRPRIVIGFGDKTPMASPDHFQSMLITDAAVFYSRLSKWDAYFDGLPVHKIERQLYFRLAIEPMTLAGNPYHFLIDISETLDQKIASMQCYHSQFAHKHAMDDRIRAAAVMTGSIAGIAAAEVFAAARPFAAGDLFSAVGL from the coding sequence ATGACATCCGCGACGACCGACATGACCGATGAACCGTTAGACGTGATCGCCGTGGGCTCCCATCCCGATGACGTCGAAGTCGCCTGTGGGGGAACATTGGCGAAACTGGCCGCATCGGGATACCGCGTCGGAATCGTCGACCTGACTGACGGAGAACCGACGCCGTTTAGCGATGGTCCGGAGGCGCGGATGAAGGAAGCCCAAGCGGCCGCCGACGTGCTGGGCGTGGCCGAGCGGATTCAACTGGACCTTCCCAATCGTCGACTGTTCGATTGTTTCGAACACCGAGTCGAATTGGCCAAGGTGTTCCGCCGCTACCGGCCTCGGATCGTGATCGGATTCGGCGACAAGACGCCGATGGCATCGCCGGATCATTTCCAATCGATGCTGATCACCGATGCCGCCGTCTTCTACAGTCGACTCTCCAAGTGGGATGCGTACTTTGACGGATTGCCGGTTCATAAGATCGAGCGTCAGCTGTACTTCCGGCTGGCGATCGAACCGATGACACTGGCGGGCAATCCGTATCACTTCTTGATCGACATCAGCGAAACGTTGGACCAGAAGATCGCCTCGATGCAGTGCTACCACAGCCAATTCGCGCACAAGCATGCGATGGACGATCGGATTCGTGCCGCGGCGGTGATGACCGGTTCGATCGCCGGCATCGCCGCGGCAGAAGTTTTTGCGGCGGCGCGTCCGTTCGCGGCCGGAGACCTGTTCAGCGCCGTGGGGCTGTAA
- a CDS encoding putative bifunctional lysylphosphatidylglycerol flippase/synthetase, translating into MPKKRIRKYAGPVLAIALFALAVRLLIREAHQITWEEFVRGLTGVPASQIAIAAFLIALNYGLLIAYDILALRYVARSLPLRRVALVSIAGFSLGNNLGTLLAAAPIRFRFYSQWGLSPGQIVALISVVGLTFWSGWWFLGGMVLIWVPIQLPPDVSLPVGTQTFGIVLISLAIIYSLVCFLWRKPWPIGELHLRPPRPGLMFVQASVAAVDLLISATALYLVLPGDSVVPFAQVLAAYLVAIGVAMMTQVPGGLGVLEVILLTLLKGTVGDTVLASVLIFRVLYYWLPLLAGMIALVGYEIASGAAAAKQASGIAVASAGPIDSARPVDIAVTSDTRDAVDPATPAGEEILLPEFQEDQMPRED; encoded by the coding sequence TTGCCGAAAAAACGCATCCGAAAATATGCCGGACCGGTACTCGCGATTGCGTTATTCGCATTGGCGGTGCGATTGCTGATCCGCGAAGCCCATCAAATCACGTGGGAAGAATTCGTGCGTGGGCTGACCGGCGTACCCGCCAGCCAGATCGCCATCGCGGCGTTTTTGATCGCGCTAAACTATGGCTTGCTGATCGCCTATGACATCCTGGCGCTGCGCTATGTCGCACGTTCATTGCCGTTGCGGCGCGTCGCCTTGGTCTCGATCGCCGGCTTCTCGCTGGGCAACAACCTGGGGACGTTGCTGGCGGCGGCGCCGATTCGGTTTCGATTTTATTCCCAATGGGGGCTTTCACCGGGTCAGATCGTCGCATTGATTTCCGTGGTGGGGCTGACGTTCTGGAGCGGTTGGTGGTTTCTCGGCGGGATGGTGCTGATCTGGGTGCCGATCCAGCTGCCCCCCGACGTTTCGCTTCCCGTTGGCACGCAGACCTTCGGCATCGTGCTGATCTCGCTGGCCATAATCTATTCGCTGGTCTGTTTTTTGTGGCGCAAACCTTGGCCGATCGGCGAACTGCACCTGCGCCCCCCGCGGCCGGGATTGATGTTCGTCCAGGCGTCCGTGGCGGCGGTGGACCTGCTGATTTCCGCGACGGCGTTGTATCTGGTTTTGCCCGGCGATTCGGTGGTACCGTTTGCTCAGGTCCTGGCCGCCTACCTGGTCGCGATCGGCGTCGCCATGATGACCCAGGTCCCTGGGGGCCTGGGCGTGTTGGAGGTCATTCTGCTGACGCTACTGAAGGGAACCGTTGGCGATACGGTCCTGGCATCGGTCTTGATCTTCCGCGTGCTTTATTATTGGCTGCCGTTGTTGGCCGGAATGATCGCGCTGGTCGGTTACGAGATCGCCAGCGGTGCGGCGGCGGCCAAGCAAGCATCGGGCATCGCGGTCGCTTCTGCGGGCCCGATTGACTCTGCGCGCCCGGTCGACATCGCAGTGACAAGCGACACACGGGACGCGGTGGATCCAGCGACCCCCGCCGGAGAGGAGATCCTGCTGCCGGAGTTTCAAGAGGACCAAATGCCGAGGGAAGATTGA